TAACCCCCATCACTATCGTCAGGTCGTCATCTTTACCCGGTGCTGAAATGATGACGCGTTTGGCTCCACCGCTATTGATGTGTACAGCAGCCTGTTCGCGGCTGGTAAAGAAACCAGTCGCCTCGATAACAATATCGACACCTGCCTCACGCCACGGGATCTTTGCCGGATCTCTTTCGCTGAATACCCGAATAAGTTTGCTGTCTACCTGCAATTGCCCGTCGGCCGCCTCAACCGGAACCGGCAAGGTGCCCATCAATGAATCGTATTTCAGCAGGTGAGCGAGGGTTTTACTGTCTGTGAGATCGTTGATTGCCACAATCTGAACGTCAGCGTTACCCAGCGCTGCGCGTAATACACTACGACCAATTCTGCCGAAACCATTAATACCGACCTTAACCATGATTGACTCCCTCAGTGAAATGTCTGAAGTCACTGTAGGCTTCCGGTTAAATGGCGTAAACGACAAAAAAGGATCAATTCACGCCATTTTACGGCAGTGAAAGCGTTCGCGGTATTCGCCTGGAGTGAGATGAAGCTGGCGCTCAAAGGCGCGGCGCAGGGTGATGGTGTTGCCAAATCCGGCTTTGCTCGCAATTTGATCGAGCGTTTCTTTAGTTTGCTCAAGGCGATGCCGGGCGGCGGCAAGGCGAGCTTCTTCAACGTAGCGGGCTGGGGTAACACCCGTTTCTTTGGTGAAAACACGAGTGAAGTTTCGGGGGCTCATCGCTACCCGCTCAGCCAGTTTCTCAACTGACAAATCGGCGGAGAGATTCTCAAGTAGCCAGTTTTGCAATTGGCCTATCGGAGTGGAGGCGTCGCTTTGCTGGAGATGATAACGACTGAATTGCAATTGTCCGCCTGGACGACGAAGGAACATCACCAGATCCTGTGCTACGTCGCGAGCAAGCGTAAAGCCATAATCTTCTTCGATAAGCGCGAGGGTCAGATCAAAGCCTGAGCTTACGCCGCCGGAAGTCCAGATGGGCCCATCCTGAAGATAGAGCGGGCCACTTTCGACTTTGACGAGTGGCCAGGTGGATTGCATGGTTTCGAGCAATCGCCAGTGGGTTGTTGCACGGCGACCGTTAAGGAGTGCTGCCTGCGCCAGAAGCAGCGCTCCGCCGCAGATGGAAACAATGCGCTGGGCGTGAGGTGCTGCAAGCTTTAGCCAGTCGACTACCGCCGTACCTTCCTGCTCATTTAATCCTCGTCCCGTGATCATAATGGTGTCTCGGGGTTCATAAGGATCCAGTTCGTGCAGGCGATGGTCGGCCAACAAATTGAGTCCTGACTGACCGTGGATAACCTGGTGAACCTGAGTGGTCGCCAGGCTTATCTGATAGCGAGGTTCACACAGACCTTCCGTCTGTAAGCGGTTGGCCTGCATCAGGATATCGGCAATCCCAGCGGATTCGAACAGCATTCCGCCGTCCGGGACAATAATTAAAAATGTTTTCATGTCCTAAAAAGTACCCTTTTGACAAAATAAGTCAATATGGGAAAAGGGCAGCCAGGCCTTTCACTGTGGGCTGAATCATGGAGAAATTGTGCAATAAAAAAGGAGGGAAAAAGGAGGAATTCCCATTAAATGCGCGAGCTTACAGATTAGGATTGCGGAGAATAACAACACTGACTTATTCGGCATATGCTTACCTTAACAACCCATAGCGGTGTGAATGTTGTAAGGAGTGACTTATGTTGAAATCAATTCTGTTGGCTTTATCGATTCTGGTGGTGACTCCGCTGGCTGTGCAGGCATCTGAAATTACACTTATTCCGGCAGTGAAACTGCAAATTGGCGATCAGGACCGTGGGGGTAACTACTGGGACGGTGGCCACTGGCGAGACCGTGGCTGGTGGAACGATCACTATGAGTGGCGTGATAACAGATGGCATCCGCATGACCATCACTATGACAATGACCACCATGACAAGGGCCATCATGATAAAGATCATCATGATAACGGCAATCACAACGGCCACTACAAACATCACTAATTAAAACGCCAGCATAGCGCTGGCGTTTTGTTTTACTGTTCGTGACGCTTAAACACTAACTCATTTTTACCCGACGCGGCTTCATCAAAGAAGTATCCGTCGGTATTAAAACCGGTCAGTTGTTCAGGTTTGGTGAGTCGATTTTCGATGATATAGCGACTCATCAAACCGCGAGCTTTCTTGGCGTAGAAGCTAATCACTTTGAATTTACCGTTCTTCTCATCAAGGAATACTGGCTTGATAATTTCTGCTTTGAGTTTTTTCGGTTTTACCGATTTGTAATACTCATCCGATGCCAGGTTAATCACGATATTATCGCCCTGAGCTGCCAGCGCCTGATTCAGCTTTTCGGTGATGGTGTCGCCCCAGAAGTGATACAGATCTTTGCCCTTCGGGTTTTCAAGCTTAATGCCCATTTCCAGACGATAGGGCTGCATCAAATCCAGTGGGCGCAACACGCCATATAAACCGGAGAGCATGCGTAAATGCTGTTGGGCGAAATCGAAATCTGCATCGCTAAACTCTTCGGCTTGTAACCCCGTATACACATCGCCTTTGAATGCCAGAATAGCCTGACGCGCATTTTGCGGTGTGAAATCAGGGTGCCATTCGTGAAAACGTGTTTCGTTCAGCGACGCCAGTTTATCGCTAATGTGCATCAGCGATGAAATTTGCGGTGCGCTAAGTTTGCGCGCCACCGCGATCAATTGTTGCGAATAATCCAGCAGTTCGGGCTGGGTAAAACGATCGGTAGGAAGATCGCTTTGATAATCCAATGTTTTTGCAGGTGAAATGAGAATGAGCATATCTGTTCCTTGCCGCCGCGATGTAACTCGACATATTTTGGCTACATGGTAGCAAATTTACGGATAGTATCCGCCAATGGTTGCGATTAGCGCTTGGTTTCAGGGGGCTTTGGTGTGTCCCAAATGCCCGGTGCAAGCTGGCTTTTAATTTCCGGAAAACGGTTCGGGTCAAAAACTGGCGTCACGCCGAGCCGCAGCTGGCGCAGATAATCATTACTCAGCTCGTGTGCGACTGGTGAGAGCAGCAAAATCGCCGTGAGATTGGTGACGGCCATAAATGCCATTGCCACGTCAGCCATTTGCCAGACTAACGGTAATGGCGAAAGGGTGCCAAACATGACCATCACCAGCGCAAGGCAGCGGAATAACACGGTGGCGAATGGGCTTTTTTGTTGCAGAAACATCAAGTTGTTTTCTGCATAGGCATAGTTAGCGATTATTGATGTGAACGCAAACAGCATAACAATAAACGCAATGAACCCAGCTCCCCACGAGCCAACCACACTGCTCAGTGCTTGTTGAACCAGTGCGATGCCATTCATGTTCGGGTTGGGCGTATCCAGAATCCCTGAAAAAAGGATGATTCCCGCGGTCGCAGAACAGATGATTATCGTATCGATAAACACGCCAAACATCTGTACCAACCCTTGCGAAGCGGGGTGCGGAGGCCATGCCGAAGCGGCTGCTGCCGCGTTAGGAGAGGAGCCCATTCCAGCTTCGTTAGAGAACATTCCGCGCTGGAAACCGTTGGTGATAGCCTGGCTGATGGTGAACCCCAGAGCGCCTGATGCCGCTTCTTTCCAGCCGAACGCGCTTTTGAACACCAGAGAAACGACATCTGGCAAACGCTCGATGTTTATCGCCATTACCACCAGGCTCATTAACACCCAGATAAGCGCCATAAACGGAACCAGCCATTGAGAGATGCGCGCAGTGCCACGCATCCCTCCCCAAATAACGCCTGCCGTTAAGACAACCAGCCCGATGCCAATCCAGGTTTTAGGGATGCCAAAAGCAATATTCACCGCGTTGGCGATTGAGTTCGCTTGCACTGCATTAAAAATAAGCCCAAAGGCAATCATCAGGAAGATAGAAAACATCACGCCCATCCAGCGCATTCCCAGACCGCGTTCCATATACCAGGCTGGGCCGCCGCGGTAATTGCCTTCGTCGTCGCGAGTTTTATAAAGCTGGGCAAGGGAGCATTCAACAAAGGACGTCGCCATACCGAGCATGGCAACCACCCACATCCAGAAAATAGCGCCGGGGCCACCAAGCGTTAGGGCAAGTGCGACACCCGAAAGGTTGCCGCTACCCACGCGTGCGGCAAGGCTTGTGCAAAGCGCCTGAAATGAGGAAATTCCGGAAGGATCGGCCTCATTTTTCGACATGATGAGGCTACGTAATTTCGTCAGATAACGAAATTGTACAAAACCGCATCGCCAGGTGAACCAAAGGCCCGTCCCGACTAATAAATAGATGAGGATTGAACCCCAGAGTATTTCATTGATAAACAGAAAAAAATCTGCCATTAACATCTCTCGTTTGCTTGAGTTACAGGCATTGTGGCCGCATATAGTCCTTTACATAGCTGGGGAATAATACACTGGATTTACCCGTTTAGCGTTCAGTTCCTACCGATGTATCACTGCGGTTGCACCTGACTTACGTCGTGATATCATCAGGCCAGACCGGTTACATCCCCCTAACAAGTTCCACCTAACGAGAAACACTATCATGACGGATAAATTGACCTCCCTGCGTCAGCTAACCACAGTTGTTGCGGACACCGGGGATATTGCGGCAATGAAGCTGTATCAACCGCAAGATGCTACCACCAACCCATCTCTGATTCTGAATGCTGCGCAAATTCCTGAATACCGCAAACTGATTGATGATGCGGTTAGCTGGGCGCGTGAGCAGAGCAGCTCTCATGCACAGCAAGTTGTGGATGCAACTGACAAGCTGGCGGTGAATATTGGTCTGGAAATCCTGAAACTGATCCCGGGTCGCATTTCTACTGAAGTTGATGCGCGTCTGTCCTATGACACCGATGCCAGCATCGCTAAAGCAAAACGCCTGATCAAAATGTACAACGATGCGGGTATCAGCAATGACCGTATCCTGATCAAACTGGCTTCTACCTGGCAGGGCATCCGTGCTGCTGAGCAGTTGGAAAAAGAAGGTATTAACTGCAACCTGACTCTGCTGTTCTCCTTCGCTCAGGCTCGTGCATGTGCAGAAGCAGGCGTGTTCCTGATTTCTCCATTCGTAGGCCGTATTCTGGACTGGTACAAAGCGAATACTGATAAGAAAGAGTACGCACCGGCAGAAGATCCAGGTGTCGTTTCTGTTTCTGAAATCTACCAGTACTACAAAGAACACGGTTACGAAACCGTTGTTATGGGCGCAAGCTTCCGTAACCTGGGTGAGATTATCG
The nucleotide sequence above comes from Buttiauxella selenatireducens. Encoded proteins:
- a CDS encoding GlxA family transcriptional regulator, translated to MKTFLIIVPDGGMLFESAGIADILMQANRLQTEGLCEPRYQISLATTQVHQVIHGQSGLNLLADHRLHELDPYEPRDTIMITGRGLNEQEGTAVVDWLKLAAPHAQRIVSICGGALLLAQAALLNGRRATTHWRLLETMQSTWPLVKVESGPLYLQDGPIWTSGGVSSGFDLTLALIEEDYGFTLARDVAQDLVMFLRRPGGQLQFSRYHLQQSDASTPIGQLQNWLLENLSADLSVEKLAERVAMSPRNFTRVFTKETGVTPARYVEEARLAAARHRLEQTKETLDQIASKAGFGNTITLRRAFERQLHLTPGEYRERFHCRKMA
- a CDS encoding DUF2502 domain-containing protein gives rise to the protein MLKSILLALSILVVTPLAVQASEITLIPAVKLQIGDQDRGGNYWDGGHWRDRGWWNDHYEWRDNRWHPHDHHYDNDHHDKGHHDKDHHDNGNHNGHYKHH
- the yaaA gene encoding peroxide stress protein YaaA, whose product is MLILISPAKTLDYQSDLPTDRFTQPELLDYSQQLIAVARKLSAPQISSLMHISDKLASLNETRFHEWHPDFTPQNARQAILAFKGDVYTGLQAEEFSDADFDFAQQHLRMLSGLYGVLRPLDLMQPYRLEMGIKLENPKGKDLYHFWGDTITEKLNQALAAQGDNIVINLASDEYYKSVKPKKLKAEIIKPVFLDEKNGKFKVISFYAKKARGLMSRYIIENRLTKPEQLTGFNTDGYFFDEAASGKNELVFKRHEQ
- a CDS encoding alanine/glycine:cation symporter family protein; amino-acid sequence: MADFFLFINEILWGSILIYLLVGTGLWFTWRCGFVQFRYLTKLRSLIMSKNEADPSGISSFQALCTSLAARVGSGNLSGVALALTLGGPGAIFWMWVVAMLGMATSFVECSLAQLYKTRDDEGNYRGGPAWYMERGLGMRWMGVMFSIFLMIAFGLIFNAVQANSIANAVNIAFGIPKTWIGIGLVVLTAGVIWGGMRGTARISQWLVPFMALIWVLMSLVVMAINIERLPDVVSLVFKSAFGWKEAASGALGFTISQAITNGFQRGMFSNEAGMGSSPNAAAAASAWPPHPASQGLVQMFGVFIDTIIICSATAGIILFSGILDTPNPNMNGIALVQQALSSVVGSWGAGFIAFIVMLFAFTSIIANYAYAENNLMFLQQKSPFATVLFRCLALVMVMFGTLSPLPLVWQMADVAMAFMAVTNLTAILLLSPVAHELSNDYLRQLRLGVTPVFDPNRFPEIKSQLAPGIWDTPKPPETKR
- the tal gene encoding transaldolase yields the protein MTDKLTSLRQLTTVVADTGDIAAMKLYQPQDATTNPSLILNAAQIPEYRKLIDDAVSWAREQSSSHAQQVVDATDKLAVNIGLEILKLIPGRISTEVDARLSYDTDASIAKAKRLIKMYNDAGISNDRILIKLASTWQGIRAAEQLEKEGINCNLTLLFSFAQARACAEAGVFLISPFVGRILDWYKANTDKKEYAPAEDPGVVSVSEIYQYYKEHGYETVVMGASFRNLGEIIELAGCDRLTIAPALLKELAESEGAVERKLAYTGEVKARPERMTESEFLWSHNQDPMAVDKLADGIRKFAIDQEKLEKMIGDLL